CGATGAGGCCGCCTGCAGAAGGTGACGATCGATCGCGTCTTGCGACTCGTCAATGCCGTCGGCTTGGACTCCAAGATCAAGGTGCGCCGCACCGCGGAGGGAACTGACGCGGGTTTATTCTCCAATCGGCAGCGGCCGAACGCGGACGCGCGCATCCTCCAAAACCACTACCGCCCCATTCTCCAACGACTCCTTCACGTTCGGCACGTTCGCCAGCAGCAGTTTCACTTGCGCATCGGGGCGGCGTTTGCCCGGCCCGGCGGAAGAGGATGACCGATGGTTCTCCTCCTGTCGCAGCGCGAGCAGCGCGCCAAAGTTGGTGTCCGCCGATACCACGATCCGATCCTCCGCCGCGGCACGCTCGAAGATGTCGCCGTCATCCGAGCGCGCCATACCGTACTCCCCCACGTGGACGGCATCGTGCCCCGCCTGGCGTAAGCCGTTTGCAACTTCCGGCGACAACGCGTTGTCGACCAAGAATCTCAAGCGATCTTCACGAGTGGCAGCTCGTCGGGTTTGGGGACGTTTCTAAGAACCTAAGAGTTATCTTGCCGCTCGACTGCCCGCAGGCACTGGGCGACGGCGGCCGTCGAGATGCCCACATACCGGCTGAGTTCCACCGGGCGAATACCGCGGCGCCTCACCGCCTCGCCGATCAGAGCCTGGCGCGCACCGAATTGAGGTGCACGAAGCGTGGCGGGTCAACGGGGCTCGACCTCACGTGAAGAGACGTTCGATAGCTCCTCGGATACGTGGGTGACTCAGGTGTATAAGGCGCGCCTGTATCTAGATGTGTTGACCCGCCGCGGCTGGCGGGGGTTGGTGGTTTCATCGATACGCCTGATTGAGAGTTAGCCCGCACGAGACATGACCAGAAAACGTCAATGACTGCGTAGAGGATAGGTGCCTGTGTTCGACCAAGCCTTCAAGAACATCGACGACGTGCTCTGGAAAGAAGCTGGCTGTACTACCGAGCTGGACTACACGGAGCAGACCTCCTGGCTGCTGTTCCTGAAATACCTCGATGGACTCCAACAGGACCGCGCCGATGAAGCCGCGCTGGAGGGGAAGAAGTACACCTACATCCTCGACAAACCCTACCGCTGGGAAACCTGGGCCGCGCCCAAGGGCAAGGACGGGAAGCTCGACCACAACGCCGCCCTGACCGGCGACGACCTCCGCGACTTCGTCAATCAGAAGCTCTTCCCTTACCTCCACGCCTTCAAGCAGAAGGCCAGCGGGCCGAACAACATCGAATACAAGATCGGGGAGATATTCGGAGAGATCAAAAACAAGATCTCCAGCGGCTACAACCTGCGCGAGATCATTGACCACATCGACGAGCTGCGCTTCCGCTCCCAGACTGAGAAGCACGAGCTCTCGCACCTCTACGAAGCCAAGATCAAGAACATGGGTAACGCCGGGCGCAACGGCGGCGAGGAAGTCACCCACCGCACCCCGCGGGAGATCATGGACGAGATCGCGGCGCTGGACGCGGAAAGCGCGGAGGTGCTAGCGGGCATTCGAGGGCTGCTATGAGAATAGATGGGAATAATGCGAATGATGCGAGTGATGGGAAACATCCTTCCCATGACTCCCACTCCTCCCATCGACCCGACCGCCTGCTTCCACCGCGCGGCGATTACCAGACGCTCCTCTCCTTCCAAAAAGCCGAGATCGTCTATGACATCACCTTCCGATTTGCGCACAAGTTCCTCTCCAGGGGAGACCGCACCGTTGACCAGATGATCCAGTCCGCCCGCTCCGGCAAAAAGAACATCCTCGAAGGCAGCAAGGCCGCGCTCACCTCCAAGGAAACCGAGATCAAGCTCACCAACGTCGCCCGCGCCAGCCTCGAGGAATTGCTGGATGACTACAAAGACTACCTCCGCGCCCGCGACCTCAAGATTTGGGACAAGGACTCCAAGGAAGCCCAA
The Candidatus Binatia bacterium genome window above contains:
- a CDS encoding four helix bundle suffix domain-containing protein, with product MRIDGNNANDASDGKHPSHDSHSSHRPDRLLPPRGDYQTLLSFQKAEIVYDITFRFAHKFLSRGDRTVDQMIQSARSGKKNILEGSKAALTSKETEIKLTNVARASLEELLDDYKDYLRARDLKIWDKDSKEAQYVRQLGRKTPQTYEDYRAFVETRPPEVIANIAICLIHQTNYLIDQQLRRLEKDFLEQGGLRKRMTRVRLQYRNRNTASPESQDAHRPPPKKPGGQP
- a CDS encoding DUF5615 family PIN-like protein: MRFLVDNALSPEVANGLRQAGHDAVHVGEYGMARSDDGDIFERAAAEDRIVVSADTNFGALLALRQEENHRSSSSAGPGKRRPDAQVKLLLANVPNVKESLENGAVVVLEDARVRVRPLPIGE